A genome region from Nitrospirota bacterium includes the following:
- a CDS encoding porin, with amino-acid sequence MRGGVSCGLALFCVACLGTAWVGDRVLAGQLEDLLLEKKQITIDEWVQLKAEEEKREAKALEESRGVGDAPVREKWYERISIRGYSQLRYNHTLNNELLINEQGDKSIGKSNTFFLRRGRVIISGQPHDRVFVYIQPDFASSVDGSNNVGQLRDWYADLFLTENKEWRIRAGQSKVPFGFENMQSSQNRLAFDRNDAINSAAFNERDLGLFLYYAPTSVRERFRRLVDSGLKGSGDYGMLGIGVYNGQTANKSERNDNKHVVFHFMYPHEFPNGQIFEVGMDAYTGQFVVDTAPVVPLNPSLTAGTPASPRVTNNGNYVDERVAWHFVLYPQPFGLQGEYTVGRGPELNKARTDVVTGDLRGGYLQLFYNYRCETYCLSIFPFVRYQEYFGGKKHEPNSPRNSVRELELGLEYQFNRAVELTVMYTWTQRTSADAGAVPSTCVNPLFTNIPCVQTPYQLQTGNLLRFQLQWNF; translated from the coding sequence ATGAGAGGGGGGGTATCGTGCGGGCTGGCGCTGTTCTGCGTGGCCTGTTTGGGAACGGCGTGGGTCGGCGACCGGGTTCTGGCGGGGCAACTCGAGGATCTCCTGCTCGAAAAAAAACAGATTACGATCGATGAATGGGTGCAGTTGAAGGCGGAGGAAGAGAAGCGGGAGGCCAAAGCTTTGGAAGAGAGTCGGGGCGTCGGCGACGCGCCGGTCCGCGAGAAGTGGTATGAAAGAATCAGCATCCGCGGATACAGCCAATTACGCTACAACCATACCCTCAACAACGAGTTGCTTATCAACGAGCAGGGCGATAAGTCGATCGGAAAATCCAACACGTTCTTCCTGAGACGCGGCCGCGTGATCATCAGCGGGCAACCGCACGACCGCGTGTTCGTGTACATTCAGCCGGATTTCGCATCGTCCGTGGACGGGTCGAACAACGTCGGGCAATTGCGGGATTGGTACGCGGATCTCTTTCTCACGGAGAACAAGGAGTGGCGCATCAGGGCCGGCCAGTCCAAGGTGCCGTTCGGGTTCGAGAACATGCAGTCCAGCCAGAACCGTCTGGCGTTCGACCGCAACGACGCGATCAACAGCGCCGCGTTCAACGAACGCGATCTCGGCTTGTTCCTCTACTACGCGCCGACCTCCGTCCGCGAGCGCTTTCGCCGGCTGGTCGACAGCGGGTTGAAAGGGTCCGGCGATTACGGGATGCTGGGCATCGGGGTGTACAACGGGCAGACCGCCAACAAATCCGAACGAAACGACAACAAGCACGTCGTGTTTCACTTCATGTATCCGCACGAATTCCCCAACGGTCAGATCTTCGAGGTGGGCATGGACGCCTACACCGGACAGTTCGTCGTGGACACGGCGCCGGTCGTGCCGCTCAACCCGTCGCTGACGGCGGGGACCCCGGCTTCGCCTCGCGTCACCAACAACGGCAACTACGTGGATGAACGAGTCGCGTGGCACTTCGTCTTGTACCCGCAGCCGTTCGGCCTTCAGGGCGAATACACCGTCGGGCGGGGACCCGAATTGAACAAAGCCCGCACCGACGTGGTGACGGGCGATTTGCGCGGCGGCTACCTGCAGCTCTTTTACAACTACCGGTGCGAAACCTACTGCCTGAGCATTTTTCCGTTCGTGCGCTACCAGGAATACTTCGGCGGGAAGAAACACGAGCCGAACTCGCCGCGCAACTCGGTCCGTGAACTCGAGCTCGGACTGGAGTATCAGTTCAACAGGGCCGTCGAGTTGACCGTCATGTATACCTGGACGCAACGCACGTCGGCGGACGCCGGCGCCGTTCCTTCCACCTGCGTCAACCCGCTCTTCACGAACATCCCCTGCGTGCAGACCCCGTATCAACTCCAGACCGGCAATCTGCTCAGGTTCCAGTTGCAGTGGAATTTCTGA
- the wecB gene encoding UDP-N-acetylglucosamine 2-epimerase (non-hydrolyzing) yields the protein MKILNVVGARPNFIKIAPLIREMRRHPQITPILVHTGQHYDADMAGQFFEDLEIPNPDFQLGVGAGSHAYQTAEVMKRLEPILERERPQVVVVVGDVNSTMAGALAAAKLQLSVAHVEAGLRSFDRSMPEEINRVVTDAVSDILFASEDSGVRNLMAEGVPPHKIFFVGNVMIDSLMLSHRRWIRSTIHDRLGLPKGRYGILTLHRPANVDDPDTLKGLLSAVGDIADLIPIVFPVHPRTRRHLETAGERSLFFRSQDEQAPERGLFCVPPLGYLDFMALLASARFVLTDSGGIQEETTALGVPCMTLRHNTERPVTVSHGTNRLVGVSPDAIVKEAERILRSPLSNACPPPLWDGRASRRIVDILLDRFHER from the coding sequence ATGAAGATCCTCAACGTGGTCGGCGCCCGCCCGAACTTCATAAAAATCGCGCCTCTGATCAGAGAGATGCGCAGACATCCGCAGATCACGCCGATTCTGGTTCACACCGGCCAGCACTACGACGCCGACATGGCCGGACAGTTTTTCGAGGATCTGGAGATTCCCAATCCGGACTTTCAGCTCGGAGTCGGAGCGGGATCCCATGCGTACCAGACCGCCGAAGTCATGAAGCGTCTGGAACCGATTTTGGAAAGGGAACGACCGCAGGTGGTTGTCGTCGTAGGCGACGTCAATTCGACAATGGCCGGCGCGCTGGCCGCCGCCAAACTTCAACTCTCTGTGGCGCACGTCGAGGCGGGCCTGCGAAGCTTCGATCGCTCCATGCCGGAAGAAATCAACAGAGTGGTCACCGACGCCGTCTCGGACATTCTGTTCGCCAGCGAGGACAGCGGGGTGAGGAACCTGATGGCGGAAGGTGTGCCTCCTCACAAAATCTTTTTCGTCGGAAACGTGATGATCGATTCCCTGATGCTGTCCCATCGTCGGTGGATTCGCTCGACGATCCACGATCGCCTCGGTCTGCCCAAAGGCCGGTACGGGATACTCACGCTGCACCGGCCTGCGAACGTGGACGATCCTGACACGCTGAAAGGGCTGCTGTCCGCAGTCGGCGACATCGCCGATCTGATACCCATCGTCTTTCCGGTACACCCCCGCACCCGCCGGCATCTCGAGACCGCGGGCGAACGCAGCCTGTTTTTCCGATCACAAGACGAACAGGCGCCGGAGCGGGGGCTCTTCTGCGTTCCTCCGTTGGGATACCTCGACTTCATGGCGTTACTGGCTTCGGCGCGGTTCGTGCTTACGGACTCAGGCGGTATTCAGGAGGAAACCACCGCGCTGGGAGTTCCCTGTATGACGTTGCGGCACAACACCGAACGGCCGGTGACCGTGTCCCACGGAACCAACCGTCTGGTGGGCGTCTCTCCCGACGCCATCGTGAAAGAAGCCGAGCGAATATTGCGATCGCCCCTTTCGAACGCCTGTCCCCCGCCCTTGTGGGACGGCCGGGCTTCCCGGCGGATCGTCGACATCCTGCTCGACCGGTTTCATGAGCGCTAA
- a CDS encoding AAA family ATPase, whose amino-acid sequence MYESFYGFRAKPFSLSPDPEFLYLGDGHRMALNLLEYGLLNQAGFVIITGGPGTGKTTLLHSLLDQYSDIFAIGMLTNVQDTLGSLLPWIVAAFGLSHAENSSVGLFSEFSAFLAREHARRRRVLLVVDEAQNLTPTMVEELRLLSNVNDGRGRCLQVILSGQPPLRALLQRADMTQFAQRVAVDCHLDPLSEDETPGCIRHRLGVAGGRPTLFSDGACVLAHRVSGGVPRLINQVCDTALAYGFAEQTPRITATLVAQAALARRRGGILPLRDREDLITLAKEWDQKDSDRSKGPAPGHGFSTAEPGSPPIQDRRQTGGHIQTAGTLYDRGLTLKKAGRFEEAVASFLQAAETPDHAFRAYAQAGLCLRAAGRLEDAAEALGKALDRATGSGQEVLSIRYLLGRTFESLGRRRLALDSYRHIARCDPAFRDVEHRLAQLSGDRATGRRAAYRTNGAGPGRVLHLLHRLFRSAR is encoded by the coding sequence ATGTACGAATCCTTCTACGGGTTTCGCGCCAAGCCGTTTTCTCTATCGCCCGATCCCGAATTCTTGTACTTGGGAGACGGTCACCGGATGGCGCTGAACCTGTTGGAGTATGGCCTGCTCAACCAGGCCGGGTTCGTGATCATCACCGGCGGACCGGGGACCGGCAAGACGACGTTGCTCCACTCCCTGCTGGACCAATATTCGGATATCTTCGCCATCGGCATGTTGACCAACGTTCAGGACACGCTCGGCAGTTTGTTGCCCTGGATCGTGGCGGCGTTCGGTCTCAGCCACGCCGAAAACAGCTCCGTCGGGTTGTTCTCCGAGTTCTCGGCCTTCCTGGCGCGTGAGCACGCCCGCCGGCGGCGGGTCTTATTGGTCGTGGACGAAGCGCAGAATCTCACGCCGACGATGGTCGAGGAGCTGCGCCTGCTCTCGAACGTGAACGACGGCCGGGGGCGATGCTTGCAGGTCATCCTGTCCGGCCAACCGCCGCTCCGCGCTCTGCTGCAACGGGCCGACATGACGCAATTCGCGCAGCGCGTCGCGGTCGACTGCCACCTGGATCCGCTGTCCGAGGACGAAACGCCCGGTTGTATCCGCCACCGGCTGGGCGTGGCCGGCGGCCGGCCGACTCTCTTCAGCGACGGAGCCTGCGTTCTCGCTCATCGGGTGAGCGGCGGCGTCCCGCGGTTGATCAATCAGGTGTGCGATACGGCGCTGGCGTACGGCTTCGCCGAACAGACGCCGCGGATTACCGCAACGCTCGTGGCTCAGGCGGCGCTCGCTCGCCGCAGGGGCGGCATCCTGCCGCTGCGCGACCGGGAAGACCTGATAACCCTCGCCAAGGAGTGGGATCAGAAGGATTCGGATCGCTCGAAGGGACCGGCGCCTGGTCACGGTTTTTCGACGGCCGAGCCCGGCTCCCCGCCGATTCAGGATCGGCGCCAGACGGGCGGGCACATCCAGACCGCCGGCACGCTCTATGACCGAGGTCTGACCCTGAAGAAGGCCGGGCGCTTCGAGGAAGCCGTCGCGTCGTTTCTGCAGGCGGCCGAGACTCCGGACCACGCGTTTCGCGCGTACGCGCAGGCCGGCCTCTGCCTGAGGGCGGCCGGCCGCCTCGAAGACGCCGCGGAGGCGCTGGGCAAGGCGCTGGACCGCGCGACCGGCTCCGGGCAAGAGGTCCTCAGCATCCGTTATCTCTTGGGCCGCACCTTCGAGTCTCTCGGGCGGCGCCGACTCGCGCTGGACTCCTACCGTCACATCGCCCGATGCGATCCGGCGTTCCGCGACGTCGAACATCGTCTCGCCCAATTGTCCGGCGATCGCGCAACCGGCCGGCGCGCCGCTTACCGGACGAACGGGGCCGGGCCGGGGCGCGTCCTTCATCTCCTGCACCGGCTCTTCCGGAGCGCGCGATGA
- a CDS encoding CpsD/CapB family tyrosine-protein kinase, translating into MEGLQRALERFKQQQRRPRPPDGGGRIRDTKPVPPSIVYTCTRTVDIPRETLRERRVLAGFDRGPFVDGYKVLRTQVLHRLRENGWNTVGVTSPGSGEGKTLTSVNLAISMAMEATQTVLLVDADLRRPRVHELFGLDDCAGLADYLLDDVPVEDLLIHPGIGRFVLLPGGRPLPHSAEALASPKMAALVEELKHRYPSRIIVFDLPPLLRRADVLAFSPYTDALLLVVEEGRTTAEDVEHALLLVGGAAPILGTVLNKEGRRDRSLHRLAALLSEDDEARPADKG; encoded by the coding sequence ATGGAAGGCCTGCAGCGAGCGCTCGAGCGGTTCAAACAGCAGCAGCGGCGCCCTCGCCCGCCGGACGGGGGCGGGCGGATCCGCGACACGAAACCTGTTCCGCCGTCCATCGTCTATACCTGCACCAGGACGGTCGACATCCCGCGGGAAACGCTTCGCGAGCGTCGCGTCCTGGCCGGGTTCGACCGCGGTCCGTTCGTGGACGGCTACAAGGTGCTTCGCACGCAGGTCCTCCACCGGTTGCGGGAGAACGGATGGAACACGGTGGGGGTGACCAGTCCCGGTTCCGGGGAGGGCAAGACGCTGACGTCCGTCAATCTGGCGATTTCCATGGCGATGGAGGCGACACAGACCGTGCTCCTGGTGGACGCCGATCTGCGGCGGCCGCGCGTCCACGAGCTGTTCGGCCTCGACGACTGCGCCGGATTGGCCGACTATCTGCTCGACGACGTGCCGGTCGAAGATCTGCTGATTCATCCGGGGATCGGCCGGTTCGTGCTGCTGCCCGGAGGGCGACCGCTTCCGCACTCCGCCGAAGCGCTCGCTTCGCCCAAAATGGCGGCGTTGGTCGAAGAACTCAAACACCGGTATCCGTCGCGGATCATCGTGTTCGATCTCCCGCCGTTGCTGCGAAGGGCCGACGTGTTGGCGTTTTCACCCTACACCGACGCCTTGCTGCTCGTCGTCGAAGAGGGCCGCACCACGGCGGAAGACGTCGAACACGCCTTGCTGCTGGTCGGCGGCGCCGCGCCGATCTTGGGCACGGTGCTGAACAAGGAAGGCCGGCGGGACCGGAGCCTTCACCGGCTCGCCGCGCTGCTCTCGGAAGACGACGAAGCCCGCCCGGCGGACAAAGGATAA
- a CDS encoding PstS family phosphate ABC transporter substrate-binding protein, translating to MCIRMTVRALGCFAAWAALACWIAVPCQAQLKPELDLKIPPYTPASAVSGSLVVAGSETMRPFTQGWANELGRLYPGVTIKVEGLGSETGPVKLLERKAEIAAMSRRMTTQEIADFMQEFGYEPTEVPVGVDALAVFVHRENPIAGITLQELDAIFCFERRRGIKYPIDSWGLLGLHEDWFDAPIRSYGRDGLSGTAAFFKEQVCDGAELKPGMIKSPGSASVVMDVSKDRLGIGFSGIGYRTSGVRPVPLANAKGGRYVEPTFQTAIDGTYPLRRNFYLYVNKPPKAAPSPLVAEFVKFALSRQGQELVIKTGYFPLTTSEIARLLAFWSVPVNAASAARTPSPRN from the coding sequence ATGTGCATCCGAATGACCGTTCGGGCGCTCGGGTGTTTTGCCGCGTGGGCCGCACTGGCCTGTTGGATCGCAGTTCCCTGTCAGGCCCAACTCAAACCGGAGCTGGACCTGAAGATTCCTCCGTACACGCCGGCGAGCGCCGTGTCGGGATCGCTGGTCGTGGCCGGTTCCGAGACCATGCGCCCCTTCACGCAAGGTTGGGCCAACGAACTAGGAAGGCTCTACCCGGGCGTGACGATCAAGGTTGAGGGACTGGGTTCCGAGACCGGACCCGTGAAGCTCCTGGAACGGAAAGCCGAGATCGCCGCCATGTCGCGGCGGATGACGACCCAGGAGATCGCCGACTTCATGCAGGAGTTCGGGTACGAGCCGACGGAAGTCCCCGTCGGGGTCGACGCGCTCGCCGTTTTCGTCCATCGGGAGAATCCGATCGCCGGGATCACGCTGCAGGAGCTTGACGCAATCTTCTGCTTCGAAAGACGCCGCGGGATCAAGTACCCTATCGACTCGTGGGGCTTGCTCGGCCTCCACGAAGATTGGTTTGACGCGCCGATCCGTAGCTACGGCCGCGACGGACTGTCGGGGACCGCGGCATTTTTCAAAGAACAGGTATGTGACGGCGCCGAGCTGAAGCCCGGTATGATCAAGAGTCCCGGCTCGGCGTCCGTCGTGATGGACGTGAGCAAAGACCGGCTGGGGATCGGATTCAGCGGCATCGGGTATCGCACCTCCGGCGTGCGGCCTGTGCCCTTGGCCAACGCGAAGGGCGGCCGCTATGTGGAACCGACGTTCCAGACGGCCATCGACGGAACGTATCCGTTACGGCGGAACTTTTATCTGTACGTCAACAAGCCGCCGAAAGCGGCGCCCTCTCCTCTGGTCGCCGAATTCGTGAAGTTCGCGCTCAGCCGGCAAGGGCAGGAGCTCGTGATCAAGACGGGCTACTTTCCGCTGACCACGAGCGAGATCGCCCGCCTGCTCGCGTTCTGGTCCGTTCCCGTCAACGCCGCGTCCGCCGCGCGAACGCCGAGTCCACGAAACTGA